The following proteins are encoded in a genomic region of Pelodictyon phaeoclathratiforme BU-1:
- a CDS encoding acetyltransferase, whose product MERILIVGAGGHGRSVAESIELRGNFQIAGFIDDSYPEKKQVWDYPVLGAVEDISVFSDRAESLVVAIGNNRVRKALFGKAKASGFMLPSIIHPAAFVSSRAVIGEGCCIMAGAVVGTEAVLGSGCVVNVNASADHHCRLEDFAHLGVGVQLAGGVIVGDSAWLQAGSSAGYGVVVPDEANVLPCIGLLKDCVTCKV is encoded by the coding sequence ATGGAAAGAATATTGATTGTTGGGGCTGGGGGGCATGGGCGTTCTGTTGCTGAGTCGATTGAGTTGAGAGGAAACTTTCAGATTGCCGGTTTTATTGATGACAGTTATCCTGAAAAAAAGCAGGTGTGGGATTATCCTGTTTTAGGCGCAGTGGAGGATATTTCCGTTTTTTCTGATAGAGCTGAATCACTTGTTGTTGCTATTGGTAACAATCGGGTGCGCAAGGCTCTTTTCGGTAAGGCAAAAGCATCAGGATTTATGCTGCCGTCAATCATTCATCCGGCGGCTTTTGTTTCGTCTCGTGCTGTTATTGGAGAAGGTTGCTGCATTATGGCCGGTGCTGTTGTTGGTACTGAGGCTGTTCTTGGCAGTGGATGTGTTGTGAATGTGAATGCTTCGGCGGATCATCACTGTCGGCTTGAAGACTTTGCTCATCTTGGTGTTGGTGTTCAGCTTGCTGGCGGGGTAATAGTTGGAGATTCAGCATGGTTGCAGGCTGGTTCGTCTGCAGGATATGGGGTAGTAGTTCCTGATGAGGCTAATGTGTTACCATGCATTGGGTTGCTAAAAGATTGTGTTACGTGCAAAGTGTGA
- a CDS encoding AMP-binding protein, with amino-acid sequence MKAEALSSILEGFDGGQTVVLSAEARLTVDQLLENADALFRRSSVTSGSRIALCGLAVFDLITALAAFDGRAGAMLLLPASADSASGDRLVLAAGCTHRMDGEGIRALPDCREGCGSADADATQWLLATSGTTGVPKLIGHTLASLSRTVKRDVAKGRGFIWGLLYDPCRFAGLQVILQALLSGSMLSVSSSHDFNRQVEGLVAGGVNALSATPSLLRKLLMAGDIKECPLRQITLGGEIADQQILDGLRHCFPSARIVHIYASTEAGVGFSVHDGMAGFPAAWLEDERKSVPMKVRGDGHLLVRPTTVPEGEEVAGRLDADGYLDTGDLVCVAGDRVFFSGRASGSLNVGGNKVMPEYVEEHIRRVDGVFDVYVYGKKSSMMGQIVAADIVLDPGVDKAVIRGNILSYCRSALENWQIPGVLRFVSGLEETAAGKRERLI; translated from the coding sequence ATGAAAGCTGAGGCGTTATCCTCTATTCTTGAGGGTTTTGATGGCGGGCAAACGGTTGTATTGTCAGCAGAGGCAAGGCTTACTGTTGATCAGCTACTCGAAAATGCCGATGCGCTTTTCCGGAGATCTTCCGTTACGTCGGGGAGCCGGATTGCACTCTGCGGTTTGGCGGTTTTTGATCTGATAACGGCTCTTGCGGCATTCGATGGCAGGGCCGGGGCGATGCTGCTGCTCCCGGCATCTGCGGATTCAGCATCAGGAGATCGTCTTGTTTTGGCTGCCGGTTGCACTCACAGGATGGACGGTGAAGGTATTCGTGCATTGCCGGATTGCCGGGAAGGGTGCGGTTCTGCGGATGCCGATGCAACGCAGTGGTTGCTGGCGACCTCCGGAACGACCGGAGTTCCGAAGTTGATCGGTCATACCCTTGCATCCCTTTCCCGTACTGTAAAAAGAGATGTTGCAAAGGGTCGCGGTTTTATCTGGGGGTTGCTTTACGATCCTTGCCGTTTTGCCGGTTTACAGGTTATTCTGCAGGCCTTGTTATCGGGTTCTATGCTGAGCGTTTCTTCATCGCATGATTTTAACAGGCAGGTTGAGGGTTTGGTTGCGGGTGGTGTCAATGCGCTCTCGGCTACGCCATCTCTATTGCGGAAGTTGCTGATGGCTGGCGACATTAAGGAATGTCCATTACGGCAGATAACGCTCGGAGGTGAAATAGCCGACCAGCAGATTCTGGATGGGTTGAGGCATTGTTTTCCTTCAGCAAGAATTGTTCATATTTACGCATCGACAGAGGCTGGAGTTGGCTTTTCCGTTCATGACGGCATGGCCGGGTTTCCTGCGGCCTGGCTTGAAGATGAACGTAAATCTGTTCCGATGAAGGTTCGCGGCGACGGGCATCTTCTGGTCAGGCCGACAACAGTTCCCGAGGGGGAGGAAGTAGCGGGACGGCTCGATGCCGATGGCTATCTGGATACCGGAGATCTTGTTTGTGTCGCTGGCGATCGGGTGTTTTTTTCAGGGCGGGCTTCCGGGTCTTTAAACGTTGGCGGCAATAAGGTTATGCCTGAGTATGTTGAAGAGCATATCAGGCGTGTGGACGGCGTTTTTGATGTCTATGTTTACGGGAAGAAAAGCAGCATGATGGGGCAGATCGTTGCGGCGGATATTGTGCTCGATCCAGGGGTTGATAAGGCTGTGATAAGGGGAAATATTTTAAGTTATTGCCGATCTGCATTGGAGAACTGGCAGATACCGGGTGTCCTTCGGTTTGTCAGCGGACTGGAGGAAACCGCGGCGGGAAAACGCGAAAGGCTGATATGA
- a CDS encoding EpsI family protein yields MRITRYSALAIATGLLLLSSLLLVEAREHLTFKGAPPDLERLIREHPDGWAPLSGHSVDSEWSKSLKSDYDLVTTRTYQYPDGKTVSMLMTWSRDGIRRAGHLQQVCYQVGGSEIGTPKQASVTTKMGKQEVITFTAQQGNRVEDVMYWRITGGKLDLGTNQSLFSATRIDKMTRLIRSMLGTMPDNIMIRVSSERPAPDQPATAHIDYIREYLESLPANDRDLIMGTHD; encoded by the coding sequence ATGCGGATAACCAGGTATAGCGCATTGGCCATAGCAACCGGTCTTTTGCTCCTCTCATCACTACTCTTGGTCGAAGCAAGAGAACACCTCACCTTTAAGGGAGCTCCACCCGATCTTGAACGATTGATAAGAGAGCACCCCGATGGCTGGGCACCTCTTTCCGGTCACTCTGTTGACTCAGAATGGAGCAAATCGCTTAAAAGTGACTATGATTTGGTTACAACACGCACCTACCAGTACCCTGACGGAAAAACCGTTTCCATGCTGATGACCTGGAGTCGCGACGGCATCCGCCGTGCTGGTCATCTACAACAGGTATGCTATCAGGTTGGTGGATCTGAAATCGGCACACCTAAGCAAGCATCAGTGACAACAAAAATGGGAAAGCAGGAGGTGATTACCTTTACCGCACAACAAGGCAACAGGGTAGAAGATGTGATGTACTGGAGGATAACAGGCGGGAAACTGGATTTGGGAACGAATCAATCGCTTTTCAGTGCGACACGTATTGACAAGATGACTCGTCTGATACGTTCAATGCTGGGCACCATGCCCGACAATATCATGATAAGGGTGTCAAGTGAGCGCCCTGCACCGGATCAGCCTGCAACAGCTCATATTGATTACATCAGGGAATATCTTGAGAGTCTTCCTGCGAATGACCGAGATTTGATTATGGGCACTCATGATTGA
- a CDS encoding acyltransferase: MSDKQRHTDNPFYKGFFESEELMNMGFMSVGKNVKIAKNCTIVGLENISLGNNIQIDEQVFIAVNKGYLDIGDHVHIGGGCHVSGTGGVTISDFCGLSQGVRIYSVTDDYTGYSLTNATVPERFKSVKVAPVNLGRHVLIGSGSVVLPGVTIGEGSAVGALSLVSISLDEWGVYFGSPAKRIKARSKKLLEMEKLLREGG; encoded by the coding sequence ATGTCAGATAAGCAGCGCCATACCGATAACCCTTTTTACAAGGGTTTCTTCGAGAGCGAAGAACTCATGAACATGGGCTTCATGTCTGTCGGGAAGAATGTGAAGATTGCAAAAAACTGTACTATCGTCGGGCTTGAGAATATTTCGCTGGGGAATAACATCCAGATTGATGAACAGGTGTTTATTGCGGTCAATAAAGGGTACCTCGATATCGGAGATCACGTGCATATCGGAGGTGGATGCCATGTAAGTGGCACGGGTGGCGTAACGATTTCGGATTTTTGCGGTTTGTCGCAGGGGGTGAGAATCTATTCGGTTACGGATGACTATACAGGGTATTCGTTAACGAACGCAACAGTTCCCGAGCGCTTCAAAAGTGTTAAAGTCGCACCGGTCAATCTGGGCAGGCATGTGCTTATCGGATCGGGCAGCGTTGTTCTGCCGGGTGTTACGATCGGAGAAGGTTCAGCGGTAGGAGCGCTTTCACTTGTCAGTATTTCGCTAGATGAGTGGGGGGTCTATTTCGGCTCTCCGGCAAAGAGAATCAAGGCGAGGTCGAAGAAGTTGCTGGAGATGGAGAAGCTGCTTCGAGAAGGAGGTTGA
- the fcl gene encoding GDP-L-fucose synthase, with amino-acid sequence MHKKIYIAGHRGMVGSAIVRNLLAGGLSSDNLLFRTHAELDLTSQAAVRAFFEGEKPDQVYLAAAKVGGIHANNSYPAEFIYQNLMMEANIIHEAWRVGVQKLLFLGSSCIYPKLAPQPMPESALLTGPLEPTNEPYAIAKIAGIKLCESYNRQYGESDGTDFRSVMPTNLYGPGDNYHPENSHVIPALIRRFHEAMVSGDAVVTLWGTGTPLREFLYVDDMAAACIHVMNLDKATFDANTTPMLSHINVGSGKEVTIRELADTIAMVIGFQGGIAFDASKPDGSPRKLMDSSRLNNLGWQPKVGLEEGLRLAYNDFLLHEHASHF; translated from the coding sequence ATGCATAAAAAAATATACATAGCCGGTCATCGGGGTATGGTTGGTTCTGCCATTGTGCGAAACCTGCTTGCCGGGGGGCTCAGCTCGGATAATCTGCTGTTCAGAACGCATGCTGAGCTTGATCTTACCTCTCAGGCGGCTGTTCGGGCATTTTTTGAGGGTGAAAAGCCTGATCAGGTCTATCTGGCGGCGGCGAAAGTTGGGGGGATTCATGCCAACAACAGCTATCCGGCGGAGTTCATCTATCAGAATCTGATGATGGAGGCCAATATTATTCATGAGGCCTGGCGGGTGGGGGTTCAAAAGCTCCTGTTTCTTGGCTCCAGTTGCATCTATCCCAAGCTGGCGCCTCAGCCGATGCCGGAAAGCGCTTTGCTGACCGGGCCGCTGGAGCCGACCAATGAACCCTATGCCATTGCCAAAATTGCGGGTATCAAGCTTTGTGAAAGTTATAACCGGCAGTATGGGGAGAGCGATGGCACTGATTTTCGCAGTGTCATGCCGACGAATCTGTATGGTCCCGGCGACAACTATCACCCTGAAAACAGCCATGTTATTCCCGCGCTGATCCGTCGCTTCCATGAAGCTATGGTCAGCGGAGATGCTGTTGTGACGCTCTGGGGTACCGGTACGCCACTGAGGGAGTTTCTGTATGTTGATGACATGGCTGCAGCATGCATTCACGTCATGAATCTCGACAAAGCGACCTTTGACGCCAATACCACTCCTATGCTGAGTCATATCAATGTTGGCAGTGGCAAGGAGGTGACGATTCGTGAACTTGCCGATACTATTGCAATGGTTATCGGTTTTCAGGGCGGTATTGCATTTGATGCCTCGAAACCTGATGGCTCACCCCGGAAACTGATGGACAGCAGCCGACTCAACAATCTTGGATGGCAGCCGAAGGTGGGGCTTGAAGAGGGGCTGAGGCTGGCGTATAATGATTTTCTTCTTCATGAACATGCTTCTCATTTTTAA
- a CDS encoding glycosyltransferase family 4 protein, with the protein MRILLLTQWFDPEPTYKGLYFAKELQKQGFEVEVLTGFPNYPGGKIYPGYKIQLYKKEVIEGVLVTRVPLYPSHDQREIGRVLNYVSFAVSALVYGVLRAKRPDVVYAYHPPLTVGIAVSLIRLFRRVPVVYDIQDMWPDTLRATGMVSNSRALDIVGRICKLVYRSVDRIVVLSPGFRKLLVERGVPERKVDVIYNWCDEASMGNPAGEIPKDFFGSGSFAIVFAGNMGKAQALDAVLVAAEIVQKKAPEICFVFIGGGVEVDNLKSLAHEKNLHNVRFLQPVPMAEIGGVLAKADALLIHLRKDPLFTITIPSKTQAYMAVGKPLLMAVEGDVADLVKAAGCGVIAEPENPESIADAALKLFSLSSAERNAMTERSKEYYKSKLSLNVGVEKFAAIFRQSAK; encoded by the coding sequence GTGCGGATATTATTGTTAACCCAGTGGTTTGATCCTGAACCGACTTACAAAGGCTTGTATTTTGCCAAGGAGCTTCAAAAACAGGGATTTGAGGTAGAGGTACTTACGGGGTTCCCAAATTATCCTGGAGGGAAAATATATCCAGGGTATAAAATTCAATTGTATAAGAAAGAAGTAATTGAAGGGGTACTGGTTACTCGTGTTCCCCTCTATCCCAGTCATGATCAACGTGAGATTGGTCGTGTACTGAATTATGTCAGCTTTGCGGTCTCTGCCCTTGTTTATGGAGTGTTAAGGGCAAAGAGACCGGATGTGGTGTATGCCTACCATCCGCCACTGACCGTCGGGATAGCGGTTTCTCTCATCCGCCTGTTCCGTCGGGTGCCCGTTGTTTATGATATTCAGGATATGTGGCCCGATACCCTGCGGGCTACGGGAATGGTTTCAAATTCCCGTGCGCTCGATATTGTAGGCAGGATCTGTAAATTGGTTTATCGCTCTGTTGACCGTATTGTGGTGCTTTCTCCGGGTTTCAGGAAGTTGCTTGTCGAACGGGGCGTTCCCGAACGGAAGGTAGATGTGATCTATAACTGGTGCGATGAAGCATCGATGGGTAATCCTGCAGGGGAGATTCCGAAAGATTTCTTTGGTTCAGGGAGCTTTGCCATTGTTTTTGCCGGTAATATGGGGAAAGCCCAGGCGCTCGATGCCGTGCTTGTTGCGGCAGAGATCGTTCAGAAAAAGGCTCCGGAAATCTGCTTTGTGTTTATTGGCGGAGGAGTTGAGGTCGATAATCTGAAAAGTCTCGCACATGAGAAGAACTTGCACAACGTGCGTTTTCTTCAGCCTGTGCCGATGGCTGAGATTGGAGGGGTTCTCGCTAAGGCCGATGCGCTTCTGATTCATCTCAGAAAAGACCCGCTGTTTACCATAACCATACCCTCAAAGACCCAAGCGTACATGGCTGTTGGAAAGCCGCTGCTTATGGCCGTTGAAGGAGATGTAGCCGATCTGGTGAAAGCCGCCGGTTGCGGCGTTATCGCTGAGCCCGAGAACCCCGAATCTATTGCAGATGCGGCATTGAAGCTGTTTTCGTTATCTTCAGCAGAACGGAATGCTATGACAGAGCGGAGCAAAGAGTACTATAAGTCTAAGTTATCTCTGAATGTAGGGGTTGAAAAGTTTGCCGCTATTTTCAGACAGTCAGCAAAATAA
- the gmd gene encoding GDP-mannose 4,6-dehydratase: MKVALITGITGQDGSYLAELLLEKGYEVHGIKRRASSFNTQRIDHLYRDRHDIENEGSPVSHHSSLFLHYGDLTDSSNLTRIISEVQPDEVYNLGAQSHVAVSFESPEYTADVDAMGTLRLLEAIRFLGLEKKSRFYQASTSELFGLVQEIPQRESTPFYPRSPYAVAKLYAYWITVNYREAYGMYACNGILFNHESSRRGETFVTRKITRSLANITQGLEECLYVGNMNALRDWGHAKDYVRMQWMMLQQEQPKDFVIATGVQYSVRQFIEKSAAQLGITIRWEGTGINEVGIVDSLSIQHSALSTGSVIVRVDPRYFRPAEVETLLGDPAKAKADLGWVPEITLDETVEEMVAYDLDLARRHALLKANGYTVEVSKES, from the coding sequence ATGAAAGTTGCTCTTATTACCGGGATAACCGGCCAGGATGGATCTTATTTGGCGGAACTGCTGCTTGAGAAGGGGTATGAGGTGCATGGCATCAAGCGGCGGGCCAGCTCGTTCAATACCCAGCGGATTGATCATCTCTATCGTGATCGCCATGATATTGAAAATGAGGGTTCTCCGGTTTCTCATCACTCGTCGCTTTTTCTCCATTATGGTGACCTGACCGACAGCAGTAATCTGACTCGCATTATTTCGGAGGTACAGCCTGATGAGGTCTATAATCTTGGTGCGCAGAGTCATGTTGCGGTGAGTTTTGAGTCGCCGGAGTATACGGCTGATGTTGATGCCATGGGTACGCTGCGTCTGCTTGAGGCGATTCGCTTTCTGGGGCTTGAGAAGAAAAGCCGTTTTTATCAGGCTTCGACGTCGGAGCTGTTTGGTTTGGTGCAGGAGATTCCGCAGCGGGAGAGTACCCCTTTTTATCCCCGCAGTCCCTATGCTGTGGCGAAACTTTATGCTTACTGGATTACGGTGAACTATCGTGAGGCCTATGGGATGTATGCCTGCAACGGTATCTTGTTCAACCATGAGTCGTCGCGGCGGGGTGAGACTTTTGTGACGCGCAAGATTACGCGGAGTCTTGCCAATATCACCCAGGGGCTTGAGGAGTGCCTCTATGTTGGTAACATGAATGCCTTGCGCGACTGGGGCCATGCGAAGGATTATGTGCGGATGCAGTGGATGATGCTGCAGCAGGAGCAGCCGAAGGATTTTGTTATTGCGACGGGTGTGCAGTACAGTGTTCGCCAGTTTATTGAAAAGTCGGCGGCGCAGCTTGGGATTACCATTCGCTGGGAAGGCACCGGCATCAACGAAGTCGGTATTGTTGATTCACTCAGTATTCAGCACTCAGCACTCAGTACTGGTTCAGTTATTGTTCGGGTTGATCCGCGTTACTTCCGTCCTGCGGAGGTGGAGACGCTGCTTGGGGATCCGGCAAAGGCGAAAGCAGATCTTGGCTGGGTACCGGAAATTACGCTTGACGAGACGGTTGAGGAGATGGTAGCGTACGATCTCGATCTCGCCCGGCGTCACGCCCTCCTCAAAGCCAATGGTTATACCGTGGAGGTCAGCAAGGAGAGTTGA
- a CDS encoding acyl carrier protein has product MAAEYGWSVVSDFSDDTVLLESGLDSLGFAILVARLEEELQYDPFSMMDEPVYPRTLGEFVAVYERYAS; this is encoded by the coding sequence ATGGCCGCCGAATACGGTTGGTCAGTTGTCAGTGATTTTTCCGATGATACGGTTCTGCTTGAGAGCGGTCTTGATTCTCTGGGGTTCGCTATTCTTGTAGCTCGTCTGGAGGAGGAGCTGCAGTACGATCCCTTTTCCATGATGGATGAACCGGTCTATCCGAGGACACTGGGAGAGTTTGTGGCTGTTTACGAGCGCTATGCTTCATGA
- a CDS encoding DegT/DnrJ/EryC1/StrS family aminotransferase: protein MLNTSFPPWPSFSVDEAEAVSRVVLSNRVNYWTGQECREFEREFALWAGCEYAVALANGTLALEVALKALGIGLGDEVVVTPRTFIASASCVVATGAVPVFADVDRDTQNIAADTVAQVLSPRTKAVICVHLAGMPCDMDPIIDLARERGLLVIEDCAQAHGAIYKGRPVGSIGHIGAWSFCQDKIMTTGGEGGMVTTNDRALRDAMWAYKDHGKSWRAVNEMYENTEQSSFQWLHESFGSNYRMLEMQAAIGRIQLRRMPEWSAKRRGYAGMIWNTARLFPWLRVPDVPDWAEHAAYKCYVFVVPSALPDGWDRDRVMAEINAQGVPCYSGSCSEIYLEKAFEGTGWRPAERLPVAKELGETSLMFLVHPTLEQEHIEKTCKVLQEVMSEAKR from the coding sequence ATGTTGAATACTTCATTTCCTCCCTGGCCTTCGTTTAGTGTTGATGAGGCTGAGGCGGTTTCTCGGGTGGTTTTGTCTAATCGGGTTAATTACTGGACTGGGCAGGAGTGTCGGGAGTTTGAGCGGGAGTTTGCTTTGTGGGCAGGGTGCGAGTATGCTGTTGCTCTTGCGAATGGGACGCTTGCGCTTGAGGTGGCTTTGAAGGCTTTGGGGATTGGTTTGGGCGATGAGGTGGTGGTTACTCCTCGTACGTTTATCGCTTCAGCGTCGTGCGTTGTGGCTACGGGTGCGGTGCCGGTGTTTGCGGATGTTGATCGCGATACGCAGAATATTGCCGCCGATACGGTCGCTCAGGTGCTCTCTCCGCGGACGAAGGCGGTAATTTGCGTGCATCTTGCGGGTATGCCGTGCGATATGGATCCGATTATAGATTTGGCGCGTGAGCGAGGGTTGCTGGTGATAGAGGATTGCGCGCAGGCGCATGGGGCAATATATAAGGGGAGGCCTGTGGGATCTATCGGCCATATAGGGGCGTGGTCATTCTGCCAGGACAAGATTATGACCACCGGAGGCGAGGGCGGTATGGTGACGACGAACGACCGTGCGTTGCGGGATGCCATGTGGGCTTATAAGGATCACGGGAAGTCGTGGCGTGCTGTGAATGAAATGTATGAAAATACAGAACAGTCGAGTTTTCAGTGGTTGCATGAGTCGTTCGGTTCGAATTACCGGATGCTCGAGATGCAGGCTGCTATCGGCAGGATTCAGTTGCGGCGGATGCCGGAGTGGAGCGCAAAACGGCGCGGGTATGCGGGGATGATATGGAATACAGCACGGCTGTTTCCGTGGTTGCGCGTGCCGGATGTTCCGGATTGGGCGGAGCATGCGGCTTATAAGTGTTATGTGTTTGTGGTGCCGTCGGCGTTGCCGGATGGGTGGGATCGCGACCGGGTGATGGCGGAGATCAATGCGCAAGGGGTGCCGTGTTATTCGGGGTCGTGTTCGGAGATCTATCTTGAGAAGGCGTTCGAGGGGACGGGGTGGAGGCCGGCGGAGCGGTTGCCGGTGGCGAAAGAGCTGGGGGAGACAAGTTTGATGTTTCTGGTTCATCCGACGCTTGAGCAGGAGCATATTGAAAAAACCTGCAAAGTGCTACAGGAGGTTATGTCAGAGGCTAAAAGATAA
- a CDS encoding SDR family NAD(P)-dependent oxidoreductase: protein MMKVVVVTGATRGLGFAIARQCIADGYKVVAVGRTMTEPLASLLQSFPERIVFEPYDFFNTAGIHAFAVGIVKRHGRPWGLVNNAAIGTDGVLATLHEQDIADLITINLQAPVLLTKYLLRPMLLNRGGRIINVSSIIASTGFNGLSVYGATKAAMAGLTKSLAREVGRANITVNTLAPGFMETDMTSSLQGEKLESVRRRSPLGHLATVEDAAHAVSFLLSEKASSVTGTTLTVDAGATA, encoded by the coding sequence ATGATGAAAGTTGTTGTTGTTACAGGCGCTACGCGCGGTTTGGGGTTTGCCATTGCCCGGCAATGCATAGCTGACGGGTATAAGGTTGTTGCTGTCGGCCGCACCATGACCGAGCCGTTGGCTTCGTTGCTGCAGAGCTTTCCTGAGCGTATTGTATTTGAACCATATGATTTTTTTAATACGGCGGGGATTCATGCGTTTGCCGTCGGTATCGTGAAACGGCATGGTAGGCCCTGGGGGCTTGTGAACAATGCGGCTATCGGTACCGATGGAGTGCTTGCGACGCTGCATGAACAGGATATTGCCGATTTGATAACGATCAACCTACAGGCGCCGGTTCTGCTGACCAAGTACCTGTTGCGTCCCATGCTGCTGAACAGGGGGGGGCGGATTATCAATGTTTCTTCGATTATTGCCTCTACCGGTTTCAATGGACTTTCCGTATATGGAGCGACGAAAGCTGCAATGGCGGGGTTGACGAAGTCGCTGGCTCGTGAAGTAGGCAGAGCGAATATAACTGTCAATACCCTTGCGCCGGGGTTTATGGAAACCGATATGACATCGTCGCTTCAGGGAGAGAAGCTTGAGTCGGTCAGGCGCCGTTCTCCACTTGGGCATCTGGCTACCGTTGAAGATGCCGCTCATGCTGTGAGTTTTTTGTTGAGCGAGAAAGCATCGAGTGTGACTGGAACGACCTTGACGGTGGATGCAGGCGCTACCGCCTGA
- a CDS encoding sugar transferase: MVKRLFDLLLTIPGTLVILPFLLVLALLVRIFHGSPLFFTQVRPGRHGKPFRMCKFRTMTDARDDIGNLLPDQERLTSLGRFLRATSLDEFPELINVLKGDMSLVGPRPLLMEYLSRYSPEQNRRHDVKPGMTGWAQINGRNAISWDEKFILDVWYVDNRSLWLDVRILAITMLNVVLRKGINHNSTETMPFFQGSENQK; the protein is encoded by the coding sequence ATGGTCAAGCGTCTTTTCGATTTGCTGCTTACGATTCCCGGTACTCTTGTTATTCTGCCGTTCCTGCTGGTTCTTGCTTTGCTGGTCCGGATTTTTCATGGCAGCCCGCTGTTTTTTACGCAGGTGAGGCCGGGCAGGCATGGGAAGCCGTTCAGAATGTGCAAGTTCCGGACGATGACCGATGCAAGGGATGACATAGGCAATTTGTTGCCAGATCAAGAGCGCTTGACTTCACTTGGCAGGTTTCTTCGTGCGACCAGCCTCGACGAGTTCCCGGAGTTGATCAATGTGTTGAAAGGCGATATGAGCCTTGTCGGTCCACGTCCGCTTCTGATGGAGTATCTGTCTCGGTACTCTCCGGAACAGAATCGTCGCCACGATGTGAAACCGGGAATGACCGGTTGGGCTCAGATCAATGGACGTAATGCCATCAGTTGGGATGAGAAGTTCATTCTGGATGTGTGGTATGTCGATAACCGGTCGTTATGGCTCGATGTCAGGATACTGGCCATAACCATGCTGAATGTGGTGTTGCGGAAAGGGATCAATCATAACAGTACCGAGACGATGCCTTTTTTTCAGGGTTCAGAAAACCAAAAGTGA
- a CDS encoding sugar transferase, with protein sequence MKRLFDITMSLLALLVFGMPMLIVALFIKLTSRGPVLYWSDRVGKNNALFRMPKFRTMLVETPAVATHLMSDPDRFLTPIGKFLRKTSIDELPQLWSILIGDMSIVGPRPALFNQDDLIALRTEKGVHILTPGLSGPAQINGRDELPIPVKVEFDEYYLKNRSFLFDLKIIVQTIFKAVKGDGVTH encoded by the coding sequence ATGAAGCGACTTTTTGATATCACCATGTCGCTGCTGGCTCTTCTTGTGTTCGGTATGCCGATGCTTATTGTGGCTTTGTTCATAAAGCTTACGTCGAGAGGCCCGGTACTTTACTGGTCGGATCGAGTTGGAAAGAACAATGCTCTTTTCAGGATGCCGAAGTTCCGCACCATGCTTGTTGAGACTCCGGCTGTTGCAACTCACCTTATGTCAGATCCTGACAGATTTCTTACACCCATCGGCAAGTTTCTCCGGAAAACGAGTATTGATGAACTGCCTCAGCTTTGGAGCATTCTGATAGGAGATATGAGTATTGTTGGCCCTCGTCCGGCGTTGTTCAATCAGGATGATCTGATAGCGTTGCGTACTGAAAAAGGGGTGCATATTTTGACTCCTGGACTTTCTGGCCCTGCACAGATTAACGGCCGTGATGAATTGCCGATACCGGTAAAGGTTGAATTTGACGAGTATTATCTTAAAAATCGCTCCTTTCTTTTTGACCTGAAAATAATAGTTCAGACCATTTTCAAGGCAGTCAAGGGCGATGGAGTAACGCATTAA